A single window of Haliotis asinina isolate JCU_RB_2024 chromosome 5, JCU_Hal_asi_v2, whole genome shotgun sequence DNA harbors:
- the LOC137283346 gene encoding integrator complex subunit 15-like, translating to MSTIMKKLKYLEFPDCTREALSYLATCFSSQEGAAIPGLGGGAENFAADVCSEYILFRTRKKKKKLSAIQELQLLEMLCTCFKETPTKSKYHIFNLIFGGRGDNSSNTLLTKLVSMALSVSCSPVLDCAAIWMQERGADSPCVLDLSQRVVEDYCLLFPSPSQVFLKLPSVSPLFVCNFIASVTSIHTLVDKVKILPQMLLEHVTEWITEDCTLCCESVRQVSIHNTYCSPIPGLTGWCVRGPIIFNMLRNCKPRNISQENITKTLSILSKLHLGLLQSLQFCENTHMSQYLLTVGDVMNILNSVVYLQKKAELAADNPDLHTAIERLAQVMQVAIVSGCLRMDRGNFQELRSIVSTYLPSNRLLHMVLHHLGGEETPMDIR from the exons ATGTCGACAATAATGAAGAAGCTGAAGTACCTAGAGTTTCCAGACTGCACACGTGAAGCTCTGTCCTACCTTGCCACCTGCTTCTCCTCACAGGAGGGGGCTGCTATACCGGGCCTTGGGGGTGGAGCTGAGAACTTTGCTGCTGATGTTTGTAGTGAATACATACTCTTCAGGACAAGGAAGAAGAAAAAG aaattGAGTGCTATACAAGAACTCCAGTTGTTAGAGATGCTTTGTACATGCTTCAAAGAAACCCCAACGAAGAgcaaatatcatattttcaatttGATCTTTGGgggaaggggagacaactccagtAACACTTTGCTGACAAAGTTGGTATCCATGGCTCTCTCAGTTAGTTGCAGCCCTGTGTTGGATTGTGCTGCCATCTGGATGCAG GAGAGAGGTGCAGACAGCCCCTGTGTGCTGGACCTGAGCCAGAGGGTAGTGGAAGATTACTGCCTTCTCTTCCCAAGCCCTTCTCAAGTCTTCCTCAAACTTCCTTCAGTCTCCCCACTGTTCGTCTGTAACTTCATAGCATCTGTGACTTCCATACACACCCTTGTGG ACAAGGTAAAGATCCTGCCCCAAATGTTGCTTGAGCATGTGACAGAGTGGATCACAGAGGACTGCACCCTGTGTTGTGAGTCAGTGCGACAAGTCAGCATCCACAACACCTACTGTTCCCCAATCCCGGGACTCACAGGCTGGTGTGTGCGGGGACCAATCATCTTCAACATGCTGCGCAACTGCAAGCCACGCAACATCTCACAGGAGAACATCACGAAAACATTGAGCATCCTGTCTAAACTCCATCTGGGGCTACTTCAAAGTCTGCAGTTTTGTGAAAACACGCACATGTCTCAGTACCTGCTGACAGTAGGCGATGTGATGAATATTCTCAATTCGGTGGTGTACCTGCAGAAGAAGGCGGAGCTTGCAGCTGACAACCCCGACCTTCACACTGCGATCGAGAGACTGGCACAAGTAATGCAAGTTGCTATTGTCAGTGGCTGTCTCAGAATGGATAGAG GTAACTTCCAGGAACTGAGATCAATAGTGTCTACATATCTTCCCTCAAATCG GCTGCTTCACATGGTTCTACATCATCTTGGAGGAGAAGAGACTCCAATGGACATCAGGTGA